The Gloeobacter morelensis MG652769 genome contains the following window.
TAGGTTCTTGCCCTTCGAAGCGAGCCAGAGGAAATTGATCGAGGCGTTGTAGCTGTCAAGCGATTCAACCTGATGCCAGTAAAACGCCGGGATGTAGAGCAATTCGCCTGCTTTGAGGGTGAACTCGATGGGCCAGGTGTGGCGAAAGTGAGGGAAACGCTCCAAGTCGGGGAAATCCGGATTAACCTGGCTGAAAGAAGGGCCGGTGGATGCGATGCTGTGGGGATAGAAGCCCCTGAGTCCAGGGCGGAAGCAGACAAAGCGCTTGCTGCCCGCCATCATCCAGTGCAGCACCTCGACAGAGTCGTAGTGCAGCGGGGTGACCAATCCGGCGCCGCTTACCCACAACTTGGTCCGTCTGACCTGACGGCCCGTCAGGTACACCGGTTCTTGGTAGTACTTGCGCAGAGCGGGAAAGTTGTTGATGTCGTCCTGCAGGTAAACGCGCGGCCCCTCGAAAGTCTCGGTGGTGATGCGGTCGCGGAATTCTGCGAAAGGCACGCGCGCAAAGGGAACCCTGTTTTTTGGATCCCACTGGTAATACCTCGACGCGACGCGAATGACCTCGATCCACCGGTTCTCGACTACTTTTTCGAGCAAATCGAGCGAGTAGGTGTTGTTCTTGGACAGGGTTTGCCCAAGACCGCGGATCACGACGAGCTGGTGTTGTTTGACTGCCTCTTCAAACTGTTCGAGGGTCGGCTGATCCATATACTTGACAGCATCAAGATTCTTCATTGCGCTCACTTTTTGATACCGGTAATCACGCCGTGGCCGTCCGGAAGCGATTGCCTCAAGACCACCGCAAAACCTGCTTCCTTTATCCAGTTTTCGTACTCTTTCCACGTGTAGAGCATTCCATCTCCTGTAGCTAAGGTTAAGAAGTATGGGGAACCAAAAGCTGCACGCAAAGGGCCTGTTTCATCGTTATTCTGCATCATACCCAGGGCTTTTTCGTTCTCTGTAAGATCAGTTATGCTTAATTCGTTAACCTGCCTGACGCAGAGCCTGCTATCAAAAGGAATTCTGTACATCCTCTATTAAGAAAAAAAATTTACTGGTCTTAGGTGCTCTGCTGTTGATGGCGGTCACAGCGAAGCTGTGGCTACGACTTGGTTTCAGCAAATTGATGCTCCAGAATGAAAAAGCCCTGCCCCGTCAATCGAGATAGAGGCGGACAGTTACCGCAAAAAAGCGGCACAGATGCGTAGGTCAGGGGCACCGGCAAGCTGAGAGGCCATACAAAAAGTACTCTCGGTTTTAATTGACGTCAGTGATCCCCATCAATTAGTAGTTGACGCGTTTGGATCATCGGCATCGGACAGCCTAATTGTCGCCAATTGGACATGGTAGTTGACGCCGAACAGGAAAGTCGGGAGTCCGGCTTTCAGAAGCACCCTAACCTCGTGCGTAGCGGTTTGCACTGCCCTGGATCTCTTCGACATCTTTGAAATGCCTAGCAGCAGCGAGGATCCCTCGGTTGATGGCTGAGAGCCAAGGGGTGAGCGGTCTGAGAAAATCGACCATCAGCACCGCGCGGCAACGGGGGTCATGGTTCCATGCTTCGTGCTCGAAGGTGTCGTCAAAAATCAGACTTTTGCCCTCCTTCCACGAACGGACTTGGTCATCGACGCGGATGGCGCACGCTTCTGCTTCCACCGGAACCATTAGACCTAGGTGATAGCGCAGCACACCCTTGCAAGGTCCGGGGTGTGGGGGAATGTGTGCATTGCCTTCTAGAATTGAGAACATCGCGAGGTTCATGCCCGGAATGCGTTGCAGCAGGGCAGCCGTCTGCGGGAAGCGTTCACAGTTTTCGTCGACCCAGCGGCCGTAGACATTGAAGAACAGTGATTTCCACCTCGTACCGGCAAACATGGACTGCCGCTGCGACAGGCTCGACATATACGGTATTCGGTCCGGCTCTGTCAGCGCTTCATCAAGATCGCGCCGAATCGTTTTCCAAGAGGCCTCGATTTCGGGCACCCAGGCAAACTGGTCAGGCTCAAAAAAGCGTCTATTGGCATCGGGACAGAATCGATCGATAAGCTTATTGTTCAGGTCCATTAATAGAGGATTTTGACCAGGCGGAAACTTTTTCATCTGCAGCGTTTATGTGGCTATCGTTTTCACTTGCAGTGTAGGCGGGTGCTGCTTGCGGTTTTGCCTGGCAAATTGCTGTAAATAACGCTTAAAAACCAAAAAAAGTTGCCGGAGCTGAGTGGCGAAATGGAGTGAACCCCTCCGGTGAGACAGTCTTCTGGCCTTCCTAAGTGGGTTGGCTTGTCAGACTTATCTCACGAACAAGGCTTGCCTCAAACTCGACGGGCGGCAAATACCCGATGGATAAATGCAATTGCTTCTGAGAGTCTGTAAAGTAAATTGTGTAAGTGGTCTCAGCAAAGAAAGTACAATACTCTCTCAGACAGGAGAAGCTGATGACCATCCGCAAAGAAATCCTCGACGAACTGCTCAAAGACTACGACGGCACCGACCCGCAAACGATTCTCGGTGAAGGCGGTTTACTCAAGCAACTGACCAAAGCTGTCATCGAACGTGCCCTCGAAGCCGAGATGGAAACCCACCTTGGCTATAAAAAACACGAAGCCGCCGGCAAAGGCACTGGCAACTCCAGAAACGGCAAAAGCCAGAAGACGATTCAAGCGGAATGCGGTGCCGTCGAACTGGCCATACCGCGCGACCGTAACGCCGAGTTCGAGCCTGTGGTGGTGCGCAAAGGTCACACCCGTTGGATCAACGGGTGGTCAGACGCGTCTGGCGGGGCTCGATGAGAAAATCCTGACGCTGTACGCCAGAGGAATGACGACCCGAGATATCCAGGCCCAACTGCTAGAAATGTACGGAGTCGAGGTCTCCCCAACGCTGATCTCGAACGTCACCGATGCGGTGATGGACGAGGTGCGGCAGTGGCAGAACCGGCCGCTCGAAGCGGTCTACCCAATGGCATACTTCGACTGTCTACACGTAAAGGTCCGAGACAATGGCCGGGTGGTCAACAAAGCCGTCTACCTGGCTCTGGGCGTTGATGTAGAAGGTCAGAAGGAACTGCTGGGTATCTGGCTGTCGGCTCACGAAG
Protein-coding sequences here:
- a CDS encoding aspartyl/asparaginyl beta-hydroxylase domain-containing protein, whose protein sequence is MKKFPPGQNPLLMDLNNKLIDRFCPDANRRFFEPDQFAWVPEIEASWKTIRRDLDEALTEPDRIPYMSSLSQRQSMFAGTRWKSLFFNVYGRWVDENCERFPQTAALLQRIPGMNLAMFSILEGNAHIPPHPGPCKGVLRYHLGLMVPVEAEACAIRVDDQVRSWKEGKSLIFDDTFEHEAWNHDPRCRAVLMVDFLRPLTPWLSAINRGILAAARHFKDVEEIQGSANRYARG
- a CDS encoding cupin-like domain-containing protein, with the protein product MERVRKLDKGSRFCGGLEAIASGRPRRDYRYQKVSAMKNLDAVKYMDQPTLEQFEEAVKQHQLVVIRGLGQTLSKNNTYSLDLLEKVVENRWIEVIRVASRYYQWDPKNRVPFARVPFAEFRDRITTETFEGPRVYLQDDINNFPALRKYYQEPVYLTGRQVRRTKLWVSGAGLVTPLHYDSVEVLHWMMAGSKRFVCFRPGLRGFYPHSIASTGPSFSQVNPDFPDLERFPHFRHTWPIEFTLKAGELLYIPAFYWHQVESLDSYNASINFLWLASKGKNLRYFPEFGRCLPFLIWQNQKIQRAKRKENNRASGALERGNTPG